The genomic window AACAATGGCGGGATCGTGGattatgacatcaaaaactaatgatgtatggtgagtaacataacagtaaaatttaaaaaaaaataaaaataaaaaggtcattTTAGACTTGGCTCAGAGTATCTATTTTCTTATACCTGCTTGATTTACCTATTTGTAATGGGCTCTCTATAGACATTTGACTTTGTGACCCCTGACTCCtgttaaatatttgtaatattctcCTACAttgttacatttgaaaaataggaGATTCTTAATTGTATCCATGTCTTTTTTGAGGACTTTTGACCAACTGCTAATTAATTGTCTGTGAATATCTGGTTATAGAATCAAGGCCTACATTTGAGGTTCTTTGGTATTAAATGTTATATCTAGTCACAGTAAAATCACTTTTTTCCCTCCAGGTCCTGGTGGTAATATCAGAATGTTTCTATATACCACTTCCAAGGCATTTATCTGAACGTACTGGTAAGTATGATAAACTCATGTGATAGAGTATTTTTGGAATTCTGTGGTGTGCCCTTTTGTGCTCACAGAGATACTAGATTCTTCGCCTCCCCCAATTCATTAGGTGGCCAAACCATCACCACTTACcaaattctttgaaatatgttCTCTAGATCAGATTTgaacaaaaattctttttttccccttaaattagGGAATACTTCATTTTGGcagttattttttccctttaagtgtATGCCCTTCATCAGTTAGTTGAtaccttttctttcattcaaacTGGAATGAAGGCGGGCAACTCGTATTTATTGAGTCTCAACTATGTATCATTAACTATCCTAAGTCCTGTAAGAACAGTCTCCCCAAATCCTTGCACTGCCCCACACCATTTGTGGGATTCAACAGCCCTGGATTTGCATGCTTTTATTCCTAGTTCTGAGACTTTGCATGAAGACTTTTACGAGACTTTAAAATTGTTGCGTTTTATGTGGGAGtttaaataaacttctatttcttttaagtcCTTGAAGTTTTCAAGGCTTGGAGACTTCCTTAGATAATTAGATAATATATTATGTTCCTTAGAATTCTTAAAAAATCACAGAAACCCAGTTTAAAGtaacttaggaaaaaaaggaaaatttaaattaactcaCATAACTGGAAGACCCAGGGATGTTCTGGCTTCAAGCACAGCACAAGGGATGTTAGGTTTCTGCTTCTCTGTGGCTGATTCGGGGGCTCTCAACAACCCTAACTCACATATTATCAGTTGAACAATTCCTGTAGAAAGAGAGAAGGCTTTTCCTCTTGACTCTGGCCAAAAGCTCCTGGGAAGTCCTGTGACTTAAGTCACATTTCTCAACCAATCACCTGACCAGTGAGTGAGTGGGTTGCTGAGTGTTCTGTAAGGTACCAAATATAAAGCATGAAAGAACCTTTGCCCTCCCTGGCCCTGTGCTCTACCAAAGTCAGCAGGGTCAGTGAAATTTCCCAAGAGGAACGGGGAAGCCCCGGATGGAGCTAGGGCTGTGTGATAACATAGCTTCAGATTGGAGAAAACTGTCacgtgcccccctccccccgcttcaTTTCACGGCTAGACACACTTGAGTGCCTGCTGAATGATCAGTTTATTGAGAGGCTGTTCCCTTCTGTTCTCTCCACAGAGCAGACTCGGAGGTCAGAGGAGGCCCACAAAGCTGAACAGCCACAGGatgcagaggaggaaaaagatgattcaaatgaagaagaaaacaaggacaGCCTTgtagatgaggaagaagagaaagaagacctTGGTGATGAGGATGAAGcagaggaggacgaggaggaggacaGCCCAGCTGCTCGTGTGGACGAAGAGAGGAATGACGCCCAGGACCAAGGGCCCCTGAGAGAGGTCCAGGACGGGGGAGCAGCTGAGCCTGGAGAAGACGTGCCCGAGCAGACCAGCCCAGCCCACACAGAGGTGGCAGAAGATACCCTGAGGCAGCGCAGAAGTCAGCACGCCGATAAGGGCCCACAGGTCTAATGACAGTATTTCCGAGAATTCAGACCAGAGGAGTAGTCAGCTTCCTTCTGGTCTGCAGTGTAAatcaaatccttattttttttctgaatgagcaagcttctcttaaaaaacaaTCTCTAGTCATGTAGTCTCTGGCATGAAGCCTCATGTATGTTAATGAGAGTGTTTCAGACACGACAATCAGGAAACAGAAGAACAGGGTGTTAGCATCTGTTTGGGGACTTGGCATGGGCACACATTCATTAGCTTGAGGCTAGAGAGTTTTGACCAGAGAAAGCACCCCGCAGGCACCATAAAACGCAAGCCAAGCCACACGACAACATCCGCACAGTGCATGGGAGGTCTTGCAGAAGTCTTCTTGTGTTAAGTATTCGTTTTTGTCAAACTTTAAGAGACATCAGCCACCACGGTACAGAGAcactttttcagagagagaaattgagagggCCCTGGTTATTGTGGTAGAAAAGAGCTTGGACGTCATCCCAACTCTCTAAATCTCCTTTGTTAGGATTTATTTCTTACCTTTAGTATTTCCAACTTTCCCACCACGGGCCTGCAGGCGCCCCACACTCTTCACAATACTTCCTCAGTGAGAGGCCTCCGACAGCGGCCGCTACACATCAGCCGCCTTCGTTCTGACTGAAGGGTTTACATAATCCAGAACCAAAGCCCACGGAGCTGTGACTGCCAAGCATCTTGAATGAAATGTTGTAACCTTTGGAGATTCAAAAGGAAGTAGGGATTTTACAGGAcagattgttgttgttgtttgccaaaatgtagtaatttttttttttcaaaaggatcCTTTAGCAATATTCTTTTTGAAGCCAGAAGTGCCCTAAGTGTTGCCAGTGCAAGGTTGTCTTGTGAAGAGAGCTTGAATACTTTGTTGTTTTGCTTCCATCTCAAGGGGTTCTCTGGCTCTTGAACCACTTTAATATTAAGTGCAAAaccatttctggttttatttcagTGATGTGCTTTTggtgaaagaattaatgaaagtGAATATCTGGAAATGAAAGATttggtttcctttccttcttccttaatcTTGTAAAGAATTTTATCCCTGTAAATCTCTCAATACTCAATCTACTAAAAGTACCCAGGGGGcccaatttcttttaaagaatccATCCATCTACTTCTGCCTTACCTGATTTATGTCTTcgaataaattcataaaattagaTTCCAAGCTTATGAAAGATGTCTGAAGTTGATCCTACACCCTTTGGGTTCTGCAGAAAAACAAGTAATACACGTTTATGAAATTCAAAAAGTTTCTGTcatctttataaagaaatatgCAGTATACTCCTCTCTGGCTGTTTTGATAACCCTTACCTTTTATTAACTTTGAACACAGGCTccttggaggagggggaggtgctGAGATCCTCTACCCTTGAGTGGTTGGATGGGCCTGTTGCAAGCCTCACACAAGGGAGTTTTTATTCTGACAGAATCCAATTTTTAGAGAtggttatttctcatctttccaACTCAGTTACCTGACAGTCTCATCCCCCCGTACTGTGAGGTTCACGAGGAGTCGCCAATAGTTTTTCTCTTCAGACAGCAACAGCACCTTGAGTTTGAGGCCATCACAGAACTGACAGACTGGGAAAACCTTGACTTTGGCTCATTTCCTGTCCCTCCTGCCATGTACATCTCTAACACATCCTCAGCCCAAGCACCATGGTTCTGATGGTGGCAACTCCCTCTCCCTGATCCTAGGAAGCTTTTGTGGATCATTGCTGAGTGGGGCCTGCCCTTTTGTcactggatttctttctcttataatcAGCTGAAACAATTTTCAAAGATCAGTAAGTTTAAATTCAGAGGTATGGAATAAGAAAGGTTTCATAGTTTGGCTTTTCTGTATAATACCTCCCCCTTTTACACTCcttatattaaaactttttttttttttttaagtggagtgTTTGACCAGaagggaaggaatgaagaaataaaatccacTTTCGCTTTTTATAAATGTAAGGCCAATTTCCAATTGGACCCCAAATAATACCTAATTATATAACAAGAGAAATGTATGTTCTTTCTcaacaatacttttaaaaaattggaggaagaggggaaaccAGTTTGGAGAAGAAGATTCATTGAGAGTTGAAGCCTCTGTGGCTAtaggaaccatttttttttaacatcctgGCAAAAGGTGGGGTTTTTACTAAATGGCCTGATAAGTACACATCTAATTTGATTTCTTTCCACTTGAGGCCTTTAGGTTTTCAGTATTTACTGAATATaaaactaaggggaaaaaagtcagtctaaaataatttgaaattagaTTAACATTTCAGTAGGCTTTTATGGATTTTTTCTGgagataatttatttaatccagaAGTCAAATGTATGGAAACatgattttgatttaaaaaataaaaaataatcatgctTCCTATGTTGCAATATCAGTTATCTAATTACAGAATAGTATTTTATGTAAatcaaaattaggaaaattaaataaaagtgacGGTAGATTTGAGAATGGGGGTGCAGTGTGTTATATGGGAGTAGTTTCTCTGATGAGAGGGAAAGTCTGAAACTTCTAGCTacgttttttttagttttatcattCATCTCTTGCTAGATCTGCTCTCCCACCCCAACTTGCTTAGAGATCTCCTATTGGAGCTACAGATAGGCAATCCCACTTCTTTCTCATTGAAGTCTAAGCACAGAATGGGGTGACAGGCAGGACTCATTCACTTCACAGGTCCCTGAACCTCATGGGTGCATACTTACAACCTCTTCTGGTGTGTGAGCCCTGTTAGCCACAGGCTTCTTTaactacaaaaagaaatccaaaataacGACtgtaataaaaagtaaacaagcGTTAGCCAGGTTGGCTTTCGACAGTGGAGAAGGccaaattttgactttttttatgGCCAAAATCCTTGTTGATAACCATGGCATTGCTATGTGATTTGAGGATATGTAAGCCTGCAGAACTGGCATTCTGTAACACCTTTGGGGGAAGGATGATAAAAACATCTTCTAGCTGAGCACTTAGCCTTTATAACTTTTACAACCAAGTCTTTAAGAGTGGAGCTTGTATGCTGCTTTCCAGGATGGCAAACATTAAAgagtccccccccccaaaaaaaaggatagaaacaATAGGGTCCACCTAAGATTTCAGTATAAAATGTTCAATTGACATGaagtgagagaaagaagggaaagattgGTGCTTTTGCTAATGTGTATCAACTTATCTCTGTCCAGCTCAGTATTGAAGTGTTATTTCTACCAGTATTATAAATGTGTGACAGACCCATCCCATCAAATATAGTGTTTTGAAAAGTATTCATGTGAATCTTTTGTGCCAACAGAAAAGTTCCTTCTTGTTCAGTATCTTTACCTTAGTCCTACGTTTTGATCCTCTTCAGAAGATCAGTTTCTCTTGAAAAACCAAATGATGAACCTTGATGGGGCAGCTTTTTGAGAAGCTTTTCTGAACCAGGAGATTTAGTTAGAAGGCCTTTGGTGGTTTCAGACATGGCCTTCAGATGGCTTCTTCTCGGTCAAGTTTCATGGGAACTGCACCCCTGTATATGTGTGACTCAGATAATTTTCACATGTTTCTGATGTAGTTTCATGTATTTGTTACTAAATAGCTTCTTTGTGCAAATGCAGTTTTTACGctaaaaatactgtttatttgTATTGTAatacattataaatttttatttatattttttgtaatagtctTAATTATTTAGCTCAgtgatatttaattatttttctcttcatccaTGTGTTCTCTCCTTCCTCAGATAGCATCTGCAGCATCTGGAATGGGGAATCAAGATATGAGTCTCAAGCGTCACAAAATTGTATATAATCTTtgatcatatgtttttattttattgtaaacttCTATTTGCGCCCAAACCTAATGATAGTGCTAAGTAAAATCAAAATAGTGTATTGCTTTTCATAAAAGCATTTCCACAAAAGTCATTTGCCTAGGCAGTGAAAAGTActgctttgttaaaaaaataattttcctgtgCCCATCCTCTATCCAATCTGTTTGCtcccccatctttctttctttttcttccttttcttccttccttctttctttctttctttttctttctttttcttcttaatttctttctttttcttcttaatttctttctttccttctttctttctttctttctttctttctttctttctttctttctttctttctttctttctttctttctttctttcttttcttccttcctttcttccttccttccttccttcctttcccttcctttcccttcctttccctccctccctccctcccttcctctctttctttctttctttctttctttcttctccttaacTTGGTGAAATGCAAATCATGTGCCTTTAAGCTACTCTGGAAGGTGCATCAAAGcaagagcaagtgcaaagatcCAAGACTTCCTCTTTGTTACAGTCATTGTGTTGCCTATAGAAACTCATTTCACTCACTTCTCAGGTTTCCCTTGGTCCTGAGGTCTGGAGGTGGTCAGGGCTGGTGCAGATGGCAAAGGATGCTGCTAATCCTTCAAGACATCATGGACTGATCTGGTCTCCTAGGGCATTCAGAAGACTCTGGTCTACACCTAATTCTTCCTATCACTGTAGCATTGGAAAGATACAAAGGAGATGAGGTGACTCTCTTA from Neomonachus schauinslandi unplaced genomic scaffold, ASM220157v2 HiC_scaffold_1495, whole genome shotgun sequence includes these protein-coding regions:
- the LOC110579318 gene encoding thioredoxin-related transmembrane protein 4: MLYLVTVKSLFSLQVLVVISECFYIPLPRHLSERTEQTRRSEEAHKAEQPQDAEEEKDDSNEEENKDSLVDEEEEKEDLGDEDEAEEDEEEDSPAARVDEERNDAQDQGPLREVQDGGAAEPGEDVPEQTSPAHTEVAEDTLRQRRSQHADKGPQV